One Streptomyces sp. 840.1 genomic window, TGGCAGACGCGGCACGGCCCCCGACCTGACGGAACTGATCCCGCAGTGGCTGGCCATCGCCAATCTGCACGGCTACCGGGCACCGGACGCGGCCCTGCCCGCCCTGCTGGACGCGGCCCGCGCGCGGACCGATCTGCGGCCGCAGGCCCTGACGTTCGCCGGACCGCGCGGACTCTGGCTGGCCGGGCTGAACCCCGAGTGGAAGTTCGCGCTGCGCGGTTCGTCCGGCACCTCGCTGCTGCCGGACGTGACCGACCGGGAAGCGGTCCACCGGCTCTGGGAGGAAGGCCTGTTCGCCGAACGGGTCGCCCTGCTCTCGGCGGTCCGGGCGCACGAGGCCGGCGCCGCGCTCGCCCTGCTCGCCACGACCTGGGCCACCGAGCGGGCCGAGGACCGGCTGATGTTCGTCGACTCGCTGCGCACCGGGCTCTCCGGCGCCGACGAACCCTTCCTGGAGCAGGCCCTGACCGACCGCAGCCGCAATGTGCGGTCGACGGCCGCCGAGTTGCTGTCCGCGCTGCCCGGATCGGCGCTCGCCCTCCGGATGGCTGAGCGCGCGCTGTCCTGCGTGAGCCCCGGCCTCACCGGCACCGGGCCGTCCGTGGCCGTGGAGGCCCCGCACGAATGCGATGCGGCGATGCAGCGCGACGGCGTGGTGGCGCTCCCGCCGTCCGGTCGGGGCGAACGGTCCTGGTGGCTGGGCCAGTTGGTGGAGTCGGCCCCGCTCACCATCTGGCCGGCCCGGTTCGGCGGGCGCGAGGCGCGGGACATCGTCGCGCTGCCCGTGGCCGACGGCTGGAGCGAGGAGCTGCACGCGGCCTGGTGCCGGGCCGCCGTCCGGCAGCGGGACCCGGAGTGGGCACGGGCGCTGCTCGGGGCCCCGTCGACGCCCCCGTCGAACGCCCCCGGCACGGCATCGCTCGCCGAGCGGTCGAAGCTGCTGATCGTGCTGCCCGCCGCCGAACGGGCCGCCTGGGTGGCCGAGTTCATCGCCGCGCACGGACTGTCGGAGGCGTTCCAGCTGCTGGGGGTCTGCCCGACGCCCTGGGCGGAACCGCTCGGCCGCTCCGTCGTCGACGCCCTCGACATCGCGCGGGACGCCGGCAGCTATCCGTGGAGCTTCAGCGGCGTGATGGGCCTCGCGGAGCGCTGTCTCAACCCGGCCGAGGCCGACCGCCTGGAGGTCCTCACCACGACCCCCGACGAACCGGCGGACGCCTCCCCCGGCGCGAACGGCTACTGGTCGGAGGCGTTCCAGCGGCTGGTCTCCACCCTGCGACTGCGCGCGGGAATGGAGGCGGAACTGACGCCGGTCCGGTGAGCCGGACAGCGCGAAGGGGCGGTCCGGTGAGCCGGACAGCGGTAGAGGGCGGCCCCGGCCCGAGGGGGAGCGGGCGGACGGACCGGGCCGGCCCGCCCGCAGGATCAGGCTTCCGCCGGCTGGCGGACGTTCGCGTTGACCCAGGTGACGATCTCGACCGTCGTCGCGCCCGGGGTGAAGATCTCCGCGACGCCCTGCTCCTTGAGCGGTGCGATGTCCGCCTCCGGGATGATGCCGCCGCCGAAGACCTTGATGTCCTCGGCCTCGCGCTCCTTCAGCAGGGCGATCACCTTCGCGAAGAGCGTGTTGTGCGCACCGGAGAGGATCGACAGGCCGATCGCGTCGGCATCCTCCTGGATCGCGGTGTCCACGATCTGCTCGGGAGTCTGGTGGAGCCCCGTGTAGATGACCTCCATGCCGGCGTCGCGCAGTGCCCGCGCGATCACCTTGGCCCCTCGGTCATGGCCGTCGAGGCCCGGCTTGGCCACCACCACTCGGATCGGACCGGTCACACCCATCACTGCCTCCACACGCGTCTCCCGCCCCTGACAGGCCGGGGATGTGAACGAACGTTATCCACAGCATCCCGCAAGCCGCTGTTTCGCGGTGGGCGGGGAGGGGGAAATCACACATGGGACATGTTCACCGGGCGCCGTTTCCCGCAGCACGCGGCACACCTGCCGTGCGGGACCCGCCGCCGGGAGAGCCGCACGAGGTCGTCGTACCACCGCGCCGTCAGCCGCACGGCACGGTGGTACGGCTCACCGACCGCCCACCGGCCGCTCACCGCGGGTGATCCGGAAGGCACGGCGGTCGGCGACCCGGGACGGTCGCACGGCCGCCCGGACCTCCACACGGCTCCCCACGAGGGCATACGGGGCAGGAGCCGCCGCTCCCCGGGTGCCGGAGCAGGAGGTCGGCCGATGAAGGCCCTGCCCGTTCTTCCCCTACTGCTGCGCCGGCCGGGTCCGCGCAACGCCTGGCTGTCGTCCGCACTGCTGAGAGCGACCGCGCTGGAACTCGTGGTGCTCGCCGGACACGCACTGATCTACCCCACCGGCATCACCGGAGAACGGCGCACCACGCCACGCCCGGCGGCCGGCCCGGTCCCCGTACCGGTCGGGACCACCGCCCTGCCCAGCGCGAACACGGGAAACACCGGCAGCGGCGCGGGCGCCGGACACACGGACCGGCCGCCCGTCGTGCTCCTGCACGGCTTCATCGACAACCGCTCCGTGTTCGTCCTGCTGCGCCGCTCGCTGGCCCGGCACGGCTGGCGCCATCTGGAATCGCTCAACTACTCCCCGCTGACCTGCGACATCCGCACCGCCGCCGAGTTGCTCGGCCGCCACATCGAGGAGATCTGCGCCCGCACCGGACACCGCGAGGTCGACGTCGTAGGACACAGCCTGGGCGGCCTGATAGCGCGCTACTACGTACAGCGGCTGGGCGGTGACCGGCGCGTCCGCACCCTGGTCACCCTCGGCACGCCGCACGCCGGCACCGCCGTCGCCCCGCTGGCCAGCGCCCACCCGATCGTGCGACAGATGCGCGGCGGATCGGCCCCGATCGAGGAGCTCCGGCTGCCGGCGCCCGGCTGCCGCACCCGGTTCATCAGCTTCTGGAGCGAGCTGGACCAGGTCGTCGTCCCCGCCGAGGCGGCCTGCATCGAGCACCCCGACCTCGACGCGGTCAACGTGCGGGTCACCGGGATCGGCCATCTCGCGCTGCCCGTGCACCCGGCCGTGGCCGCCGGAATCCGCCAGGCGCTCGACGCGGACGAGCCCGGAATTAGAACGGGTTTCGAACATAGAGCCAAGGCTGTGTGAGTGGTCCGTCGAAAGACGGCCGATTGCCCGTTTCCGGAGCGCTCGCGGGCCGTGGAAGATTGTCGGTGTCGCATACCGCCGGGTACAGTCGCGGCCACTGCTTTCCCCGGGGTCCCCCACGGGCCCCGGACCAAGGTCCTGCTGCCGAGGCGAGAGAGAAGTTGGTGAACGACCAGCACCCCCACGCCGGGTATGTCGGATACGACAGCCACTCCACGGGCGGTTTCGACAACGACCCGCTCTTCGGCTCCCTCCCCAGCGGTTACGACGGTTCGTACGACACCACGACCGGTTACGCGGCCCCGTACGACAACGGCCAGACCGGTTACAGCGGCCAGTACGACACCACCCAGTGGGACACCGGCGCCCACCGGACCGCCGAGTACGACCACACCAGCGGTTACGCGGCCTACGCCCCCCACCCCCAGCAGTACCCCCCGTACGACGCGGCACCGCAGCGGTACGACACCACCGCCACCTGGGCGACGACCGACGGTCACGGCGCGAACATCCCGTCACAGGGCGGCGCCCCGGACGCATCGGGCCAGTGGGACACCTCCGGCTGGTACGCCGACGGCCAGTGGTCGACCACCGACACCGCGGGATACGACTCCGGCGCGTACGACGCCACCGCCTGGAACACCGGCGCCACGCCCGAGCACGCACAGCAGACGCCGCAGAATTTGACGGCATCGCACGAATCCGAACAGACCCGGCAGCATCCGTACGAGACACACGAGATGCACGAGGCGTACGGGACGGCCGAGGCGTACGGGACGTACCAGGCATACGAGGCGCCCGAGGCCTACGAACCCTCCCGGACCTCCGAGTTCAGCCTCCCGGAGCCGGACCTCGCCCAGGAGCAGGACCCCGAACCGGTCCACGAACCGGACACCGAAGGCCTCGCCGCCCCGTCCCCCGCCGACTCCCACCGCCCCGCAGGCCGCCAGGTCTCCCGCGGAGGCAGCCGCAGCCGCAGGCGTTCGCCCGCCAAGCGCTCCGCTCTCCTCACCGTCGCCGTTCCCTCCGCCTGCGTGATGAGCGTGGCGGGTATCGCCGCCGCCTCCGTGGGCGGCATGGGCGGCGGCGAGGAGACGAAGGACGACACCACCACGATGGCGGCCGCCGACCCCGGGGCGGTCAAGCCCGTCGCCGCCAACAACAAGCTGGACACCCAGCTCGCCAACCTCAGCGCCGACGCGGAGAACTTCGCGGACCGCGCCAGCCGCACCCAGGAGCGCATCGACCTGAAGGAGCGGCAGGCAGCCGAGAAGAAGAAGCGCGAGGAGGAGGCCGCCCGCAAGGAGGCCCTGCGCCCCAAGTACGTCATGCCGGTCAAGGATCACGGCCTCAGCGCGTACTTCGGCCAGGCCGGGGTCAACTGGATGTCCGTGCACACGGGCATCGACTTCCCCGTCCAGTACGGCACCCCGGTGATGGCGGCGACCGACGGCACCATCCGTACGCAGTTCAACACCGCCTACGGGAACATGGCCATCGTCACCATGGCCGACGGCACCGAGACCTGGTACTGCCACCTCAGCAGCACCCGGATCCGCTCGGGCCAGGTCAAGGCCGGTGACGTGATCGCGCACTCCGGGGACTCCGGCAACTCGACGGGCCCCCACATGCATTTCGAGGTGCGGCCCGGCGGCGGCGCGGCCGTCGACCCGCTGCCCTGGCTCCGCAGCCACGGCATCGACCCGACCTGACCTGCCCCCTCGTTCCGGCCCGGGGAGCCCCGGGCCGGAGCGCTACAGCTTCTGGACCGGGGCGTACCGCAGCAGCAGCTTCTTCGGCCGCTCGTCCCCGAAGTCGACCGTGGCCTTCGCCTGGTCCCCGATGCCCTCGACCGCCGTCACCGTGCCCAGACCGAACTGGTCGTGGGTGACCCGGTCGCCGACCACCAGCGTGATCGTGGGCCTGTCCGACGTCCGCCGTGTCGCGAAGCCCGAGGGCCCGGAGCGCGAACGGGACGCGGACAGCGACGAGGTGATGCCCGACGTCGGTCCCGCAGGGGCGCCCATGGGGCCCTTGCGCTTCCACTCCAGGTGCTGCTCCGGGATCTCCTCCAGGAACCGCGACGGCGGGTTGTAGGAGGGCTGGCCCCACGCGCTGCGCATCGAGGCCCGGGTCAGATAGAGCCGCTCGCGGGCGCGGGTGATGCCGACGTAGGCGAGCCGGCGCTCCTCCTCCAGCTCCTTGACCTGGCCCAGGGCCCGCATGTGCGGGAAGACGCCGTCCTCCATGCCGGTCAGGAAGACCACCGGGAATTCGAGGCCCTTCGCCGTGTGCAGGGTCATCAGCGTGACGACTCCGGAGCCGTCGGTGTCCTCGTCGGGGATCTGGTCGGAGTCGGCGACCAGCGCGACCCGCTCCAGGAACTCGGCGAGCGTCCCCGCCCCCTCCTCCTCGCCCCGGTCCTGCTCGAATTCGAGTGCGACGGAGGCGAGCTCCTGGAGGTTCTCGATCCGGGTCTCGTCCTGCGGGTCGGTGGAGGCCTGGAGCTCGGCCAGGTAGCCGGTCCGTTCCATGACGGCCTCCAGCACCACCGCGGGGCCCGCGCCCGACTCGACGATCGTGCGCAGCTCCTCCATCAGCGTGTTGAACCGCTTGACGGCGTTGGCGGAACGCGCGGCCATGCCGTACGCCTCGTCGACGCGGCGCAGCGCCTGCGGGAAGGTGATCTTCTCGCGCAGCGACAGGGCGTCG contains:
- a CDS encoding DUF5691 domain-containing protein, whose protein sequence is MPRTDTPSTPTAPTTPSAMPGTAASAAATPWDELVTSALLGTDRRPPAMPDGTGPDGTGPDGAAAALLNAAALHTVRRRAGLLPAPAAPRPGPAPADPRPALPRAARSRLERLLADRAAPSGSGGRRGTAPDLTELIPQWLAIANLHGYRAPDAALPALLDAARARTDLRPQALTFAGPRGLWLAGLNPEWKFALRGSSGTSLLPDVTDREAVHRLWEEGLFAERVALLSAVRAHEAGAALALLATTWATERAEDRLMFVDSLRTGLSGADEPFLEQALTDRSRNVRSTAAELLSALPGSALALRMAERALSCVSPGLTGTGPSVAVEAPHECDAAMQRDGVVALPPSGRGERSWWLGQLVESAPLTIWPARFGGREARDIVALPVADGWSEELHAAWCRAAVRQRDPEWARALLGAPSTPPSNAPGTASLAERSKLLIVLPAAERAAWVAEFIAAHGLSEAFQLLGVCPTPWAEPLGRSVVDALDIARDAGSYPWSFSGVMGLAERCLNPAEADRLEVLTTTPDEPADASPGANGYWSEAFQRLVSTLRLRAGMEAELTPVR
- a CDS encoding cobalamin B12-binding domain-containing protein — translated: MGVTGPIRVVVAKPGLDGHDRGAKVIARALRDAGMEVIYTGLHQTPEQIVDTAIQEDADAIGLSILSGAHNTLFAKVIALLKEREAEDIKVFGGGIIPEADIAPLKEQGVAEIFTPGATTVEIVTWVNANVRQPAEA
- a CDS encoding triacylglycerol lipase, with the protein product MKALPVLPLLLRRPGPRNAWLSSALLRATALELVVLAGHALIYPTGITGERRTTPRPAAGPVPVPVGTTALPSANTGNTGSGAGAGHTDRPPVVLLHGFIDNRSVFVLLRRSLARHGWRHLESLNYSPLTCDIRTAAELLGRHIEEICARTGHREVDVVGHSLGGLIARYYVQRLGGDRRVRTLVTLGTPHAGTAVAPLASAHPIVRQMRGGSAPIEELRLPAPGCRTRFISFWSELDQVVVPAEAACIEHPDLDAVNVRVTGIGHLALPVHPAVAAGIRQALDADEPGIRTGFEHRAKAV
- a CDS encoding M23 family metallopeptidase, giving the protein MNDQHPHAGYVGYDSHSTGGFDNDPLFGSLPSGYDGSYDTTTGYAAPYDNGQTGYSGQYDTTQWDTGAHRTAEYDHTSGYAAYAPHPQQYPPYDAAPQRYDTTATWATTDGHGANIPSQGGAPDASGQWDTSGWYADGQWSTTDTAGYDSGAYDATAWNTGATPEHAQQTPQNLTASHESEQTRQHPYETHEMHEAYGTAEAYGTYQAYEAPEAYEPSRTSEFSLPEPDLAQEQDPEPVHEPDTEGLAAPSPADSHRPAGRQVSRGGSRSRRRSPAKRSALLTVAVPSACVMSVAGIAAASVGGMGGGEETKDDTTTMAAADPGAVKPVAANNKLDTQLANLSADAENFADRASRTQERIDLKERQAAEKKKREEEAARKEALRPKYVMPVKDHGLSAYFGQAGVNWMSVHTGIDFPVQYGTPVMAATDGTIRTQFNTAYGNMAIVTMADGTETWYCHLSSTRIRSGQVKAGDVIAHSGDSGNSTGPHMHFEVRPGGGAAVDPLPWLRSHGIDPT